In Pseudomonas grandcourensis, the DNA window CGACTGCTGAATCGGGCCGACCAGCAACGTCAGGATCTGCCGGTCCATGATGGAAAAGATGTAGGCAATCAGCAGCACGCTGACCGTGTAATACGCCTGCCCGCGATTGGGCAGATCCATCACCGCAGGTGCGGCAGTGGTGGCCTGGATACCGGTTGTACTCGACATCACGTGTTGACCTCATGGCATGGGATTATTCTTGTTGTCGGGTGCCAAAAATCGTTCAGCCAGGTTGTTGCCAGAGGTTGTTGTCCTGCCAGATGTTTTCCTTGCGCCAGTGCGCCGGCAGCGTTTCGCCGGTGTGCTGGATCACTCGACCGATCAGCAGTTTCAACTGCTGGGCCTCTTCGTAATCGAGGGATTCCAGCGCCGTCATTTCCGCCGCCTTGGCGAATGCCAGCCACTCAATGGTCAGTTGCCGCCCGGGGTCGGTGAAGTAAATCCGTTGCGCGCCATCAACCGGCGTTTCCAGGGAGAGCAAGCCTTTGTTCACCCAGGTGTCCAGCTGTTCCTGGCGCAGATCCTTGCCGACGAATTCAAACAGCCGGCGCAACTCGGTCAAGGTTTTGCCTTCACCGAAACTGAGCATGCCCAGCAATTCGAAATCGAGGTCACTCATGCCCATGGCCTTGAGTTGCTGGCGAATTGGCAATTGCATCTGGTAGTAGGCGCGCCCGAGCAGGAAGCCCAGCCAGTTGTCGCCGTAGACGCTTTGGTCCACAGCGACGGCAGGTTCCAGCAGACGCCGATAGTCGCCGCCATGGAACACCAGCGGTGAGCTATCGAAGCGATCGAACGCCAGCACTTCGCCGACCAGGATAATGTGGTCGCCACCCTCATACTGGTAGGTCGTGCGGCACTGGAAGCGTGCCGAGCAGCCATCGAGCAACGGGATCTCATCGTGGCCGCGGGTAGTGGTCAGGTCCGCGAATTTGTCCGTGCCACGTTTGGCGAACCGGT includes these proteins:
- a CDS encoding flavin reductase family protein, coding for MNPSNFDPRQFRQALGAFTTGVTIVTTRGADGQDYGLTANSFNSVSIDPPMVLWSLNKDSSSAHAFTGSEHFAVHILATDQEHLSNRFAKRGTDKFADLTTTRGHDEIPLLDGCSARFQCRTTYQYEGGDHIILVGEVLAFDRFDSSPLVFHGGDYRRLLEPAVAVDQSVYGDNWLGFLLGRAYYQMQLPIRQQLKAMGMSDLDFELLGMLSFGEGKTLTELRRLFEFVGKDLRQEQLDTWVNKGLLSLETPVDGAQRIYFTDPGRQLTIEWLAFAKAAEMTALESLDYEEAQQLKLLIGRVIQHTGETLPAHWRKENIWQDNNLWQQPG